The following nucleotide sequence is from Primulina huaijiensis isolate GDHJ02 unplaced genomic scaffold, ASM1229523v2 scaffold205678, whole genome shotgun sequence.
ATAGCCATATGCACAGAACTTAGAAAGGTTCTTCGCTTTCTAGCTTTCACTTCGTGCTTTCAACTCTCATCAACTTGTACCTTTATTTAAGTCTGAAATAAGTAAGCAGTATATACAAAGCGGCACCTTGATGTCTTCTCCCTTTTTTGTACTGAACTTCAGTTGGGAGCAACAGTTGTAGAAGGCCCAGATTACTGTGTGATTACTCCACCGGAGAAACTAAATATAGCTGCCATCGATACTTACGACGATCATAGGATGGCCATGGCCTTTTCACTCGCCGCTTGTGCTGATGTTCCAGTCACAATAAGAGATCCTGGTTGCACTCGCAAAACATTCCCCAATTATTTTGACGTTCTTTCTACTTTCTCACAGCACTGAGAAGCTTTTTCTTTTGTGAAACTGAAAAAATGTATGTTAGCGATTATTCGAAAGATAGAGTAATCTCTCCTCGATGTGAGGAAGAGATGGATGGGAATCTTCCCTAGTTTTCGAGTAAACTGTGTTCGAATGTGTGCATTAAGGTATTGAGATTGTTGTGATCTCAGAAAAAAATGAAGTCacttttgtgtaattttttttatagaaccTTGCTTGTAGATTTAACAGTGTGTGTCCATGATTcactattaatcaaataatgaaACGTATCACAAAATGTTGTTTGATGTCTGTGATATATGCTCTTAATCATTAATTCTTGAATATTACTACTATTACTTG
It contains:
- the LOC140966370 gene encoding 3-phosphoshikimate 1-carboxyvinyltransferase 2-like → MGAEVTWTENSVTVKGPPRDSSGRKHLRAIDINMNKMPDVAMTLAVVALFADGPTAIRDVASWRVKETERMIAICTELRKLGATVVEGPDYCVITPPEKLNIAAIDTYDDHRMAMAFSLAACADVPVTIRDPGCTRKTFPNYFDVLSTFSQH